In the genome of Aedes aegypti strain LVP_AGWG chromosome 2, AaegL5.0 Primary Assembly, whole genome shotgun sequence, the window gttccatactaatttcaaatagAAAATACTACACATtcatttgctttttttttttcaatcatcccAACAATCAACCTAGAAACATCCTACATAAATCGTGAACGCATACTTGAACAACTTCCTGTTGCTGAatacatttttgatgaaattcctctaagaatctCTTGGGAAATCCGAAGAGTTACCTCTGAACTGAAAATTAGGTAAATGAATGTATTAGTGAAACGGATAAGAAATTATCTGTAACGAtctacaaacatgattgacaacaataaatgaatgaactaaTTCGTGTCGCTGTTCTCCAGGGAAGCAGGACAGACGGAGGAATTTTTGGGATAATTCTTATTGGAATCCCGGGAATCATTTCCGAAAGTTTTCTCAAAAGTATTTGTACAGAAGCTAATGGAGCAATCCATGGCGAaatacctggaagaatccctagtgCAATTATTGGTGAAAACACCGGGGGatttctttaaggtgaagatgaatcgattcatcttcaccttaagggatACCTGGGCGTATACTGAAAAACATTCATGGGAGAATCGTTGGAGGGAAGGATTGCTTATAGTATCCGAAGGATTCTCTGTGAAATCCgtaaagaaattcttcgagGAGCAACTAGAGatgttttttgagaaatcttttGATAAGTTTCTATAAAAATCCTAGAGATGGTCGGATCTCAAaccgacgggttcgggtttgaatattcgatttttttcgaGTTCGGGTTGGGTACAAATTATCACAAAGTCactaatgacaaaaaaaaatattgcgagtcaatttccgaaagtcagtttgaagcaaatcaaCTTCCTACtaagtgcattgaaaaggcaaaaaaGGCCGCTGAGTtctattaccccgaatgtaccattacccaaaattccatcaccccgaatgctatttccccgaatttatgattatcttgacatgatgattttGATGACCTATCctcatgatattggaattcggggtgctGTCATTCGgagtgatgggtcgttcggggttttgtggaattcggggtgatggcgtacaagttaatggcattcggggtaatggggtagaatcctttTTGGTATCTGTTTTCAAACATAAGGCCATCTTTAGCAGAGTTACACATCGTATGACGAGCTACAAAAAGTATTTAAGGTCTTTAAACTTCTTATTTAAAAGGCATTAATTCGATACCAGCCATGTAACTGACTTTATTCCTAGTCTTATGATAAATACTAATTTTTATTTGCTACTTTCAGATTATGGGACGTTGAAACGGGAAGCGTCCTCGGAACCATTCCATGCAACTCGGCTGCCCGTACGGTCAATTTCAGCTACTCCGGCAACCAGGCGTCTTACTCAACGGACAAAGCTATGGGTCATAACTGCGAGTTGTTCATCATCGACGTTCGAAATGTGGACTCCAGCATTAGCAATCAAAGCCCCGTTCTGAAGCTGACCATGAATCAACAGTCGAAGATTACCTCCATGCTGTGGGGAGCCCTGGACGAGACTGTCATTACTGGCCACGAGAACGGCTCCATCCGAATTTGGGATCTGCGTGCAGCCAAGGAACTTAACTCTGTCAACGATCACACCCTCAATATCAACGACATGCAGCTGTCTTCGGATGGAACCATGTTGGTTTCTGCCTCGAAGGACGCCACGGCCAAACTGTTCGATTCGGAATCGCTGATGTGTCTGAAGACGTACAAAACGGAACGTCCGGTTAACTCGGCCGCCATTAGCCCAATCCACGAGCATGTTGTGCTGGGAGGTGGTCAGGAAGCTATGGAGGTCACAACGACTTCGACCAAAGCCGGTAAGTTCGATTCTCGATTCTTCCATTTGGTGTACGAAGAAGAGTTCGCTCGGGTGAAGGGCCATTTCGGTCCGATCAACAGTTTGGCCTTCCATCCGGATGGCAAGAGCTACGCGACGGGTGGTGAAGACGGTTTTGTGCG includes:
- the LOC5577291 gene encoding eukaryotic translation initiation factor 3 subunit I, giving the protein MKPLMLQGHERAITQIKYNREGDLIFSTAKDHKPSVWFSLNGERLGTFNGHQGAVWCVDVDWTTTRLITGSGDMSTKLWDVETGSVLGTIPCNSAARTVNFSYSGNQASYSTDKAMGHNCELFIIDVRNVDSSISNQSPVLKLTMNQQSKITSMLWGALDETVITGHENGSIRIWDLRAAKELNSVNDHTLNINDMQLSSDGTMLVSASKDATAKLFDSESLMCLKTYKTERPVNSAAISPIHEHVVLGGGQEAMEVTTTSTKAGKFDSRFFHLVYEEEFARVKGHFGPINSLAFHPDGKSYATGGEDGFVRVQVFDASYYDFVFE